Within the Chloroflexota bacterium genome, the region AGAGCATCAACCAAGCCGTCATCACCGTACCGGCGTACTTCAACGATAGCCAACGCAACGCAACGAAGGACGCGGGCCGCATCGCCGGGCTAGAAGTGCTGCGCATCATCAACGAGCCGACGGCGGCATCGTTAGCCTACGGGCTGGACAAAAAGACCGACGAGACTATCGCGGTATATGACCTCGGCGGCGGTACATTTGACATCACTGTGCTGCAAATCGGCGAGGGCGTGTTTGAAGTCAAGGCGACGAACGGCGACACGCACCTGGGCGGCGACGACTTCGACGAGCGCATCGTGGACTGGATTGTGGAAGAGTTCCGGCGCGAGCAGGGCATCGACCTGAAGCAGGACGGCATGGCATTACAGCGTCTGCGCGAGGCGGCGGAGCGCGCGAAGATCGAACTTTCCACGCTGATGCAGTCCGAGATAAACCTGCCGTTCATCACCGCGGACGCATCCGGCCCCAAGCATCTGGTAATGAGCCTGTCGCGCTCCAAGCTGGAGCAGCTGGTCGCCGACCTCGTACAGCGCACGATTGACCCTTGCAGGAAGGCGATCTCAGACGCCGGCGTGAGCGTGGGCGAAATTGACGAAGTAATCCTTGTGGGCGGCATGACGCGCATGCCTGCGGTGCAAAAGGTCGTAACGGACCTGTTCGACAAAGAGCCGCATCAGGGCGTCAATCCGGACGAGGTAGTGGCGATTGGCGCAGCGATACAAGCAGGCGTGCTGCAAGGCGAAGTGCAGGATATTCTGCTGCTGGACGTTACTCCGCTCAGCCTAGGTATCGAGACGCTCGGCGGCGTGTCCACCACGCTTATCTCGCGCAACACGACAATCCCGACGGCGAAGAGCGAGACATTCACCACCGCAGCGGACAATCAGCCGAGCGTTGAGGTGCATGTGGTGCAGGGCGAGCGCAGCATGGCGGCTGAGAACAAGAGCATCGGCAGGTTCATCCTCGACGGCATACTGCCCGCGCCGAGGGGTGTGCCGCA harbors:
- the dnaK gene encoding molecular chaperone DnaK, with product MANILGIDLGTTNSCMAVIEAGEPRVVENAEGGRTTPSVVGLNTRSNERYVGTTAKRQAVTNPENTVYSVKRLMGRRFEDDSVQRDLSLLPYKVVQHTNNDAYVVMGGKNHAPPEISAMVLQKLKQDAEAKLGESINQAVITVPAYFNDSQRNATKDAGRIAGLEVLRIINEPTAASLAYGLDKKTDETIAVYDLGGGTFDITVLQIGEGVFEVKATNGDTHLGGDDFDERIVDWIVEEFRREQGIDLKQDGMALQRLREAAERAKIELSTLMQSEINLPFITADASGPKHLVMSLSRSKLEQLVADLVQRTIDPCRKAISDAGVSVGEIDEVILVGGMTRMPAVQKVVTDLFDKEPHQGVNPDEVVAIGAAIQAGVLQGEVQDILLLDVTPLSLGIETLGGVSTTLISRNTTIPTAKSETFTTAADNQPSVEVHVVQGERSMAAENKSIGRFILDGILPAPRGVPQIEVTFDIDANGILNVSAQDKGTGKEQRITITASSGLAQSEIDQMVRDAEMHAEEDARRREDTTTRNNAENLAYSAEKLIADNTDNLPADLKSTAESKIAAVRAALSGGDIAAITTASNELQEAIQQLGQAVYAQTGAPGQPGAAPGDMPPDDGTVEGEYREVDPKE